One region of Dehalococcoidia bacterium genomic DNA includes:
- a CDS encoding NADH-ubiquinone oxidoreductase-F iron-sulfur binding region domain-containing protein, which translates to MQKITSYDELIKLQKKIAPTLKVRENRDFSAFKTSPEICIQQCRGAGCTAAGGDKVTEKFEELLKKKGMGNKVTIVRTGCLGPCEMGPTVIVNPGDILYVRVKPEDVEEIVEKHILKGQIVDRLVYHDPVTDKAIPERLKIGFLAEQELRILHNNVLIDPYNIEEYIGRGGYEALAKALFKMKPDDVLEEVKKANIRGRGGAGFPTATKWGFLKKSPGTVKYLLCNGDEGDPGAYMNRAVLEGNPHSIIEGMALGAYAVENVKEGFAYIRAEYPLAIETLAAAIKQAREYGFLGKNIMGTDFEFNLDIFPGAGAFVCGEETALMTSVEGKRGMPKQRPPFPSDKGLFGKPSALNNVETWSYIPRIIREGADWFTSVGTEKCTGTKTFSLVGKVNNVGLVEVPLGTSLGKIVFDLGGGIPKGKKYKATQLGGPSGGVIPIQHVNVPVEYESVTALGAIMGSGGVVVMDEDNCMVDIAKMFLGFCRDESCGKCVPCRAGIPKVLAILTKITDGKGTMEDIDTLEELSEMMQNACLCALGQTAPNPALSTLRHFREEYEAHIIDKKCPAAMCQALFRAPCQHTCPVGLDVPGYISLIKSDKPAEAYKLIMQRLPLPMSVGRVCPHPCESKCRRGQVDEAVSIRHLKRYASDYAWEHGLSYTPEIKASKSEKVAVIGAGPAGLAAAWDLAVEGYKVTIFEALPVAGGMLAVGIPEYRLPKEVLNKEIDNIKKLGIEIKLDSPVKDIDALFKDGFKAVFVGIGAHKGDKMGIPGEELEGVYDAIDFLRNINLGKFINVGKKVAVVGGGNSAIDAARVALRKGAEEVHIVYRREKADMPAEEEEILAAEEEGIKLHVLTAPVKVIGKVGKVAAIECQKMALGDFDKSGRRSPKAIAGSEYTIEVDMLIEAIGQRPDTASLKLCEVKTGKGGTLVADKRTLATDQKGVFVGGDAFTGPWTVIEAIASGQRAASSIKRFLTGKDLAPRVDRKDSETFTYTNVPPTDAETAEHARVGMAEIRLADRKSSMKEVILNYSAKEAKEECSRCLRCDIG; encoded by the coding sequence GTGCAAAAAATAACCTCATATGATGAATTAATTAAACTTCAGAAGAAAATTGCACCAACCTTAAAAGTCCGCGAAAACAGGGATTTTTCCGCATTCAAGACATCTCCGGAAATCTGCATCCAGCAATGTAGAGGCGCCGGTTGTACCGCTGCCGGTGGTGACAAGGTAACCGAAAAATTTGAAGAACTGCTCAAGAAAAAGGGCATGGGCAATAAAGTTACTATCGTCAGGACCGGCTGTCTCGGCCCCTGTGAAATGGGCCCGACAGTCATCGTAAATCCGGGCGATATCCTCTATGTAAGGGTCAAACCGGAAGATGTTGAGGAGATCGTTGAAAAACATATTCTCAAAGGGCAAATCGTAGATAGATTGGTCTATCACGATCCTGTTACTGACAAAGCCATACCCGAAAGGCTGAAAATCGGCTTCCTGGCTGAACAGGAGCTTCGTATTCTGCATAATAACGTACTTATCGATCCTTACAATATAGAAGAATACATCGGGCGCGGCGGTTATGAAGCTCTAGCCAAAGCATTGTTTAAAATGAAGCCGGATGACGTATTAGAGGAGGTAAAGAAAGCCAATATACGCGGCAGAGGTGGTGCAGGCTTCCCGACTGCAACAAAGTGGGGATTTCTCAAGAAATCGCCGGGTACTGTCAAGTATCTTCTTTGTAACGGCGACGAAGGCGACCCCGGCGCGTATATGAACCGTGCGGTGCTGGAAGGCAATCCTCACTCAATTATTGAAGGGATGGCCCTGGGCGCTTATGCGGTTGAAAATGTGAAGGAAGGGTTTGCTTATATACGAGCCGAGTATCCGCTGGCAATTGAAACCCTGGCAGCAGCCATCAAGCAGGCCAGGGAGTACGGATTCCTCGGCAAGAACATCATGGGAACCGATTTCGAGTTTAACCTCGATATCTTCCCCGGCGCAGGCGCCTTTGTCTGCGGAGAGGAGACAGCCCTGATGACCTCGGTTGAAGGCAAACGAGGTATGCCGAAGCAGAGGCCGCCTTTCCCCTCAGACAAGGGCCTGTTCGGCAAACCTTCTGCTCTCAATAATGTTGAGACGTGGTCATATATACCCAGGATAATTCGCGAGGGCGCCGATTGGTTCACCAGTGTCGGCACTGAAAAATGTACCGGCACCAAGACCTTCAGTCTCGTAGGCAAGGTTAATAATGTCGGCCTGGTGGAAGTGCCCCTGGGCACCAGCCTGGGTAAAATTGTATTTGATCTCGGCGGCGGTATCCCCAAGGGTAAGAAATACAAGGCAACTCAATTGGGCGGCCCGTCAGGCGGCGTTATTCCGATTCAGCACGTTAATGTACCTGTTGAGTATGAATCCGTTACTGCCTTAGGCGCGATCATGGGATCGGGCGGTGTGGTCGTTATGGATGAAGACAACTGCATGGTTGATATCGCCAAGATGTTCCTCGGATTCTGCAGAGATGAATCATGCGGTAAATGCGTTCCCTGCCGTGCCGGTATCCCCAAGGTTTTAGCAATTCTGACCAAGATCACAGATGGCAAGGGTACCATGGAGGATATCGATACACTCGAAGAGCTTTCCGAGATGATGCAGAATGCATGTCTTTGTGCACTCGGACAGACTGCTCCCAATCCCGCACTTTCAACCCTCAGGCATTTCAGGGAAGAATATGAAGCGCACATCATCGACAAGAAATGTCCGGCTGCCATGTGCCAGGCACTCTTCAGGGCGCCCTGCCAGCATACCTGCCCGGTCGGGCTGGATGTCCCCGGTTACATTTCACTGATCAAGAGCGACAAGCCCGCTGAGGCTTATAAACTGATCATGCAGAGGCTCCCGTTGCCGATGTCAGTCGGCCGCGTTTGTCCGCATCCCTGCGAGAGCAAATGCCGCAGGGGGCAGGTAGATGAGGCAGTCTCCATCAGGCACCTCAAACGTTACGCTTCCGATTACGCCTGGGAGCACGGCCTTTCATACACACCGGAGATCAAAGCTTCCAAGTCTGAGAAGGTAGCAGTCATCGGCGCAGGCCCTGCCGGCCTGGCCGCAGCCTGGGACCTGGCTGTAGAAGGTTATAAGGTAACCATCTTTGAAGCGCTGCCGGTAGCCGGCGGCATGCTGGCAGTCGGTATACCCGAGTACAGGCTCCCCAAAGAAGTGCTCAACAAAGAGATCGACAACATCAAGAAACTGGGTATCGAGATAAAGCTCGACAGCCCTGTCAAAGATATCGACGCCCTGTTCAAAGACGGATTCAAAGCCGTTTTTGTGGGTATCGGCGCTCATAAAGGTGACAAGATGGGCATCCCGGGCGAGGAGCTTGAGGGTGTTTACGATGCTATCGACTTCCTGCGCAACATCAACCTGGGCAAGTTTATTAACGTGGGTAAGAAGGTCGCAGTAGTAGGCGGCGGCAACTCCGCCATCGACGCCGCAAGGGTTGCCCTGCGTAAGGGCGCCGAGGAAGTGCACATCGTCTACCGCAGGGAAAAGGCAGATATGCCGGCAGAGGAGGAAGAGATACTGGCCGCCGAAGAAGAGGGAATCAAACTCCATGTCCTCACCGCCCCGGTCAAGGTCATCGGCAAGGTAGGCAAGGTAGCTGCGATCGAATGCCAGAAGATGGCGCTGGGTGATTTCGACAAGAGCGGCAGGCGCTCACCCAAAGCCATCGCCGGCTCTGAATACACCATCGAAGTAGACATGCTGATCGAAGCCATCGGCCAGCGGCCCGACACTGCTTCACTGAAACTCTGTGAGGTCAAGACCGGTAAAGGCGGCACACTGGTTGCCGACAAACGGACCCTGGCCACCGACCAGAAAGGTGTGTTTGTCGGAGGCGACGCCTTCACAGGCCCGTGGACGGTCATTGAAGCCATCGCCTCCGGTCAGAGGGCGGCCTCTTCCATCAAGCGGTTCCTCACCGGTAAAGACCTCGCACCCAGGGTCGACCGGAAAGATTCCGAAACCTTCACCTACACCAACGTTCCCCCGACTGACGCGGAGACCGCAGAACATGCCAGGGTCGGCATGGCCGAGATCAGGCTGGCAGACCGCAAGTCTTCCATGAAAGAGGTAATCCTGAACTACTCCGCCAAGGAGGCTAAAGAAGAATGCAGCAGATGCCTGAGATGCGATATTGGATAG
- a CDS encoding trypsin-like peptidase domain-containing protein: MNLCSISSRLIITVAAGLLIVCAGTASCRSSPGADSARRLYPAVVKIMAGDKMGSGVIVNNAGCALTSRHVVGDEKTVYVMLSNGVVCEGSVLAADQSKDLALVMITGGTGEFIYANLGSSAESDGLQIGDAVTIAGYPAYADSISPTLSEGIVCAFPKIESVGFIQSSAQVYPGSSGGPMINRFGEVIGVVNGKYTSVSAGCTTFATAAEEAIELMDLVYGLDKAEASDTGMPTVEQIPSSRACPNVGCKAPAFSLSGPDGEQVSIAACKGRKVLLVFAGSTCPGCSQLMQCVLQIYDAWPREQLEVLVIVSGESDAVVREWAAVNRIKCRVLSDPEGQVADLYRPAGLPAVYFIDAYGQIKIKRAGIVDNCNQEIDTLLRLY; encoded by the coding sequence ATGAACCTGTGTAGCATAAGCAGCAGGCTGATAATAACCGTTGCAGCAGGGTTATTAATCGTCTGTGCCGGCACTGCATCTTGCAGGTCATCGCCGGGCGCTGACAGCGCCCGCAGGCTTTATCCTGCCGTGGTTAAAATTATGGCCGGTGATAAGATGGGCTCAGGCGTGATAGTTAATAATGCAGGTTGTGCTCTGACGAGCCGGCACGTGGTCGGAGACGAGAAAACGGTTTATGTGATGTTAAGCAACGGAGTAGTGTGCGAAGGAAGTGTGCTTGCTGCCGACCAATCGAAAGACCTGGCCCTTGTCATGATTACCGGCGGAACAGGGGAGTTCATATATGCCAATCTGGGTAGCTCCGCTGAGTCGGACGGTCTTCAGATCGGCGACGCTGTTACAATCGCGGGTTATCCGGCCTATGCAGATTCGATATCGCCGACCCTGTCTGAAGGGATCGTCTGCGCTTTTCCGAAGATAGAATCGGTCGGTTTTATCCAGTCCAGCGCACAGGTATATCCGGGGAGTAGTGGTGGACCTATGATCAACAGATTTGGAGAGGTCATAGGTGTTGTGAATGGGAAATACACCAGCGTCAGCGCAGGCTGCACGACCTTTGCCACGGCCGCAGAGGAGGCTATAGAGTTGATGGATTTAGTGTATGGGTTGGACAAGGCCGAGGCGAGCGATACCGGTATGCCGACTGTGGAGCAGATCCCGAGCTCCCGCGCCTGTCCCAACGTGGGATGCAAAGCCCCCGCCTTCTCTCTTTCGGGGCCGGACGGCGAACAGGTTTCGATCGCTGCTTGCAAAGGTAGAAAGGTGCTGCTGGTGTTTGCGGGCAGTACATGTCCCGGCTGTTCACAGTTGATGCAATGTGTCCTGCAAATATATGATGCCTGGCCGCGGGAACAGCTGGAAGTACTGGTGATTGTCAGCGGTGAGAGCGATGCGGTGGTCAGGGAATGGGCTGCGGTTAACCGGATAAAATGCAGGGTACTGTCGGATCCTGAAGGGCAGGTGGCCGACCTGTACAGGCCAGCCGGTTTGCCGGCCGTCTATTTTATCGACGCTTATGGCCAGATAAAGATAAAAAGGGCTGGTATCGTGGACAATTGCAATCAGGAAATAGATACATTGCTTAGGTTGTATTAG
- a CDS encoding molybdopterin-dependent oxidoreductase: MSEITLTINGKQCKGKQGDTVLEVCLANGIDVPTLCHFKGLVDIAACRMCIVEVEKERKPVPACAYPAREGIVVTTNSEKIEKYRRLVLELLFTERNHLCAYCVASGDCELQSLAYKYQMDNARYQYSWPNQTTDSSHPNIVMDHNRCILCGRCIRTCDEITGAHALDFGKRGWKTNICADINQPLGESSCISCGGCFQACPTGAIFSKISAYRGRPSECTSVESTCAICGVGCDINGLVKNNRVVRIDSPDMTKPRGLLCEIGRFEPLYDTADRVTTPLKRNSKGQLASCSYDEAFEAIVKKLGASDSVAGLASGKANSEALKAFAELMEKVGGNLVDTLDGDDCRTITQGIAKFDSKAGLSIEAKLEDILTADAIVVIGAHPTKTHPVVGSYVMRAASKNKANLIVIDPLRNPFSFRASVWLKPPEGKKELVINALGKSIADHLPAKTAAAKGKYSAAFKDIDIKKAGKDLGIDVHDIVKAGEILAGSNNGIIIYGSGILQYKDASLVATILNLSALIGDKSRVISLKRYGNSRGAWDLGLVNSKASVAADLARSKAKGLYLLLADDLTNAQALADSIKGVEFAVVQASYRSPVTEKADVVLPSLLWTESKGSYTSIDGISKKTVPMVKANPAIKPDADTLKEVAKHLKK; encoded by the coding sequence ATGAGTGAAATTACTTTAACGATAAACGGTAAACAATGTAAAGGCAAACAGGGCGACACCGTCCTGGAGGTTTGCCTGGCCAATGGGATTGATGTCCCAACACTGTGCCACTTTAAAGGGCTGGTAGATATTGCCGCCTGCAGGATGTGCATAGTTGAAGTTGAAAAAGAAAGAAAACCCGTACCTGCCTGCGCTTATCCTGCACGTGAAGGTATAGTGGTAACGACAAACAGTGAGAAGATCGAGAAATACCGCCGCCTGGTGCTCGAGCTGCTGTTTACCGAGCGCAACCACCTTTGCGCGTACTGTGTGGCAAGCGGCGACTGCGAGCTGCAGAGCCTGGCCTACAAATACCAGATGGACAATGCGCGCTACCAGTATTCCTGGCCCAACCAGACAACAGACTCGTCCCATCCTAATATTGTAATGGATCACAATCGCTGCATTCTTTGCGGAAGGTGCATCCGTACCTGTGACGAGATAACCGGCGCGCACGCGCTCGATTTCGGTAAACGCGGCTGGAAGACCAACATCTGTGCAGACATCAACCAGCCGCTGGGCGAATCATCGTGTATCTCCTGCGGAGGCTGCTTCCAGGCGTGCCCGACGGGAGCTATTTTCTCAAAAATCAGCGCTTACAGGGGCCGACCCTCTGAGTGCACTTCAGTCGAATCAACCTGCGCCATCTGCGGTGTCGGCTGCGATATCAACGGCCTGGTCAAAAACAACCGTGTAGTCAGGATCGACAGTCCTGACATGACCAAACCCCGCGGCCTTCTCTGCGAGATCGGCAGGTTCGAGCCGCTCTATGATACCGCCGACCGTGTCACCACTCCTTTGAAGCGCAACAGCAAAGGGCAGCTGGCCAGCTGCTCTTACGATGAGGCGTTCGAAGCGATCGTTAAAAAGTTGGGCGCGTCCGATAGTGTGGCAGGGCTGGCCTCCGGTAAGGCTAACAGTGAAGCTCTGAAGGCTTTCGCCGAACTGATGGAAAAGGTCGGAGGCAATCTGGTGGATACGCTGGACGGAGACGATTGCCGGACCATCACACAGGGTATAGCCAAATTCGACAGCAAGGCCGGACTGTCTATAGAAGCAAAACTTGAGGACATCCTAACTGCCGATGCCATAGTCGTTATAGGCGCGCATCCCACCAAAACACATCCGGTAGTCGGCTCATATGTTATGCGCGCTGCTTCTAAAAACAAGGCAAATTTAATCGTGATCGATCCGCTGCGCAATCCTTTCTCTTTCCGTGCTTCGGTCTGGCTTAAGCCGCCCGAGGGCAAGAAGGAGCTTGTCATCAATGCGCTGGGCAAATCTATAGCAGACCATCTGCCGGCTAAGACAGCCGCAGCTAAAGGTAAATACTCGGCGGCATTCAAGGATATTGACATAAAGAAAGCCGGCAAGGACCTCGGCATCGATGTACACGATATAGTCAAAGCCGGCGAGATTTTGGCCGGCTCTAATAACGGCATTATCATCTATGGTAGCGGTATACTTCAGTACAAAGATGCCTCACTGGTGGCAACAATATTGAATCTTTCTGCGCTGATAGGTGATAAATCCAGGGTTATCTCTCTGAAACGATACGGCAACAGCCGCGGCGCCTGGGACCTGGGTCTGGTCAACTCAAAGGCATCCGTGGCCGCGGATCTGGCCAGGAGCAAAGCCAAAGGCCTTTATCTGTTGCTGGCCGATGACCTGACAAATGCGCAGGCCCTGGCCGACAGCATCAAAGGAGTCGAATTCGCAGTAGTTCAGGCCAGCTACCGCTCACCCGTTACAGAAAAAGCGGATGTTGTTCTTCCATCACTGCTCTGGACTGAGAGCAAAGGCAGCTATACCTCGATCGACGGTATCAGTAAGAAGACCGTTCCCATGGTCAAGGCAAATCCTGCGATCAAGCCGGATGCCGATACCCTCAAGGAAGTTGCCAAACACCTTAAAAAATAA
- a CDS encoding NAD(P)H-dependent oxidoreductase subunit E, whose protein sequence is MAKQKAAPVTTADTGRGFAGRAFQRIQGIIDDTGGQAGAPIRVLQQAQGIVGYLPPTVLKTISRDLKIPLSELHGVVTFYSFFTMQPKGRHVIQVCLGTACYVKGGQQILDLLKKEYGLEPEGITPDGKFSLEIVRCLGCCGLAPVIAIGDDIHRKVKPGQVKDILGMYQ, encoded by the coding sequence ATGGCAAAGCAAAAGGCAGCCCCAGTAACCACCGCGGACACCGGGAGAGGCTTCGCCGGCAGGGCCTTCCAGCGGATCCAGGGAATCATCGATGATACCGGCGGCCAGGCAGGTGCCCCGATCCGCGTCCTTCAGCAGGCGCAGGGTATCGTCGGCTATCTGCCGCCAACCGTGTTGAAAACGATCTCCAGGGACCTCAAGATCCCTCTGAGTGAACTGCACGGGGTCGTTACGTTCTACAGCTTCTTCACTATGCAGCCCAAAGGAAGGCACGTGATACAGGTCTGCCTCGGCACTGCCTGCTATGTGAAGGGAGGCCAACAGATACTCGATCTGCTCAAGAAAGAATACGGGCTTGAACCTGAGGGGATCACTCCGGACGGTAAATTCTCCCTTGAGATCGTTCGCTGCCTCGGTTGCTGCGGCCTTGCACCGGTCATTGCCATCGGCGACGACATCCACCGCAAAGTTAAACCGGGCCAGGTTAAAGACATCCTGGGCATGTATCAGTAG
- a CDS encoding response regulator transcription factor — MEKVRILLAEDHKVVREGTRRLLESQTDFEVVGEASDGIEAVELAKKLRPAIIIMDVSMPRLNGIESTKQVKALYPNTAILVLTGYDDDEYVFALLEAGAAGYLLKESSGEELIVAIRQVMTGEPVLHPKIMKKVLNRLRSPIEEQTVQTPGEVLSDREMEVLRLAAKGMSNMEIADSLTLSVRTVQTHLRSIFNKLGVGSRSEAIVYGLKKGWLTLEELP, encoded by the coding sequence ATGGAGAAAGTAAGGATACTTCTGGCTGAAGACCACAAAGTTGTTAGGGAGGGGACCAGGCGCCTGCTGGAATCACAGACCGATTTCGAGGTAGTGGGCGAGGCCAGCGATGGGATTGAGGCGGTTGAGCTGGCAAAAAAGCTCAGGCCGGCCATAATTATTATGGATGTGTCAATGCCGCGGTTAAACGGTATCGAGTCGACCAAGCAGGTTAAAGCATTGTATCCGAATACGGCCATTTTAGTACTAACCGGCTATGATGATGACGAATATGTTTTCGCCCTGCTGGAAGCAGGTGCGGCCGGTTACCTGCTTAAAGAATCAAGCGGTGAGGAATTGATCGTTGCCATACGCCAGGTTATGACAGGAGAGCCGGTTCTGCACCCCAAAATTATGAAAAAGGTACTTAACCGGCTTCGCTCGCCGATCGAGGAACAGACGGTACAGACGCCCGGCGAAGTGCTGAGCGACAGAGAAATGGAGGTATTGAGACTGGCTGCCAAAGGTATGAGCAATATGGAGATAGCCGACAGCCTGACTTTAAGCGTGAGGACGGTTCAAACTCACCTGCGCAGCATCTTTAACAAACTCGGGGTGGGTTCACGATCCGAGGCAATAGTATACGGGTTGAAAAAGGGGTGGCTCACCCTGGAGGAGCTGCCTTAA
- a CDS encoding PAS domain S-box protein — MRFPHKIWSSYHFWIILALFGVITLFLYRDVIWQGGLRSDFYLFNLSRHTIERNLFLLIALYTAFVFGILPTLIVIGASLAVMLPQALFFSTNRSDALLEVALVTIAGLVFVYWTRIKENDDRRYKKAVTALENTQEQLQARIREARANARRLATLNTISNALSQYLEPAKVIETAVEMVGEVMEVEVILVYTIEPRQNDMILTAYEGISSESAAELDHVKIGEGFNGEVAATGEVMLVQDASSDPRLTRSAVIRNKIHPMLIVPMKSKGEVIGTLCVGMRRPRTFLPDEIDLLSTIAGQIASALTNAKLYAEAREIADQLYKSARDYRNLFENAHDAIWFQDLYGKILAGNRATLMISGYPLDKLTGRNVKEFMDEGMLKLGREVAKKLLKGEPFNQPYEQQTITKDGITRTLTLTTILMTVDDKPVGFQHIARDVSEERRMQNNLRYYLNQITRAQEEERKRISRELHDDTAQALFAISRQMDNFIRDNVGLSQQQRIALQDIRQRIGVTLQGIRRFSQDLRPSIIDDLGLLPAVQWLIKQKAEDSGIDISLKINGKEQRLLPEMELILFRIIQEALNNIGKHAAATKADVRLEFADSQLTVAIKDNGKGFRLPDAVGDLSSSGKLGLVGMNERVSLLGGTLVIQSKPGEGTTVDLSVPLGIYNGLAGQR, encoded by the coding sequence ATGAGATTTCCGCATAAAATCTGGTCGAGTTACCATTTCTGGATTATTCTCGCCCTGTTCGGTGTCATCACGTTATTTCTGTACCGCGATGTCATATGGCAGGGCGGTTTGCGGTCGGACTTCTACCTTTTCAATCTGAGCCGCCATACGATCGAACGCAACCTCTTTCTTCTGATCGCTCTCTATACTGCGTTCGTATTCGGTATACTGCCCACGCTGATAGTCATCGGCGCCTCACTGGCGGTGATGCTGCCGCAGGCGCTGTTTTTTTCTACCAACCGCAGCGACGCCCTGCTCGAAGTAGCACTGGTTACAATTGCCGGCCTGGTCTTTGTCTACTGGACCCGCATCAAGGAAAACGATGATAGACGTTACAAGAAGGCGGTGACGGCACTGGAGAATACGCAGGAGCAACTGCAGGCCAGGATACGAGAAGCTCGCGCCAACGCCAGGAGGCTGGCGACATTAAATACTATCTCCAACGCCCTCAGCCAGTACCTCGAACCCGCCAAGGTTATTGAGACTGCCGTTGAGATGGTGGGTGAGGTCATGGAAGTCGAAGTTATCCTGGTCTATACCATCGAACCGAGACAGAATGACATGATACTGACAGCCTATGAAGGGATTTCATCCGAGAGCGCGGCGGAGCTCGATCATGTAAAGATCGGGGAAGGATTCAACGGCGAAGTCGCAGCCACGGGCGAGGTTATGCTAGTGCAGGACGCATCGAGCGATCCCAGGTTGACGCGTTCGGCGGTGATACGTAATAAAATCCACCCGATGCTTATAGTACCGATGAAATCCAAAGGAGAGGTGATAGGAACACTTTGCGTAGGCATGCGGCGCCCGAGGACTTTCCTGCCGGACGAGATCGATCTGCTCAGTACCATAGCCGGTCAGATAGCATCGGCTCTGACCAATGCCAAGCTGTACGCTGAGGCCAGGGAAATCGCGGATCAGCTATATAAATCGGCCAGAGATTACCGCAACCTTTTCGAAAACGCCCACGATGCAATCTGGTTCCAGGATCTGTATGGGAAAATTCTGGCGGGTAACCGCGCTACACTGATGATCTCGGGCTACCCGCTTGACAAACTAACAGGCAGGAACGTCAAGGAGTTCATGGACGAGGGGATGCTCAAGCTGGGTCGGGAAGTAGCTAAGAAACTGCTCAAGGGAGAACCTTTTAACCAGCCTTACGAGCAACAGACGATCACCAAGGACGGGATTACCAGAACCCTGACGCTGACCACCATACTGATGACCGTCGATGACAAACCGGTGGGCTTTCAGCATATTGCGCGGGACGTATCCGAAGAGAGGCGTATGCAGAACAATCTGCGTTATTATCTTAACCAGATCACCAGGGCCCAGGAAGAGGAACGCAAGAGGATCTCGCGAGAGCTGCATGATGATACGGCGCAGGCGCTTTTCGCCATCTCCAGGCAGATGGATAATTTTATTCGCGATAATGTGGGCCTCTCACAGCAGCAGAGAATAGCCCTGCAAGATATCCGACAGAGGATCGGCGTTACCCTGCAGGGTATAAGACGGTTCAGCCAGGACCTGCGACCATCGATCATCGATGATCTGGGGCTATTGCCCGCTGTTCAGTGGCTGATTAAACAGAAAGCAGAGGACAGCGGGATAGACATCTCGCTGAAGATAAACGGCAAGGAGCAGAGGCTGCTGCCGGAGATGGAACTGATATTATTCAGGATCATACAGGAGGCGCTCAATAATATCGGCAAGCACGCCGCAGCTACAAAAGCCGATGTCAGGCTCGAATTCGCGGATTCGCAGCTGACAGTTGCTATAAAAGACAATGGCAAAGGATTTCGCCTGCCCGATGCTGTTGGAGACCTGTCCAGCAGCGGAAAACTTGGCCTGGTCGGTATGAACGAGAGAGTCTCGTTATTGGGGGGGACTCTGGTAATCCAATCTAAACCGGGGGAGGGCACGACAGTCGACCTCAGTGTCCCGCTGGGTATCTATAACGGTTTGGCCGGTCAGAGATAG